Proteins co-encoded in one Populus trichocarpa isolate Nisqually-1 chromosome 10, P.trichocarpa_v4.1, whole genome shotgun sequence genomic window:
- the LOC7469472 gene encoding B-box zinc finger protein 32 — protein sequence MAVKVCELCRREAGVYCDSDAAYLCFDCDSNVHNANFLVARHARRVICSGCGSITGNPFSGHTPSLSRVTCCSCSPGNKELDSISCSSSSTLSSACISSTETTRFENTRKGVKATSSSSSVKNIPGRSLRDRLKRSRNLRSEGVFVNWCKRLGLNGNLVVQRATRAMALCFGRLALPFRVSLAASFWFGLRLCGDKSVTTWENLRRLEEVSGVPNKLIVTVEMKIEQALRSKRLQLQKEMEEGWAECSV from the coding sequence TGACTGTGATTCTAACGTCCATAATGCTAACTTCCTTGTTGCTCGCCATGCTCGCCGTGTAATCTGCTCCGGTTGCGGTTCTATCACAGGAAATCCATTCTCCGGCCACACCCCATCTCTTAGCCGTGTCACCTGTTGCTCTTGCTCGCCAGGAAACAAAGAACTGGACTCCATCTCCTGCTCCTCCTCTAGCACTTTATCCTCCGCTTGCATTTCAAGCACCGAAACGACGCGCTTTGAGAACACAAGAAAAGGGGTCAAGGCCACGTCATCTTCCAGCTCAGTGAAGAATATTCCGGGGAGATCCTTGAGGGATAGGTTGAAGAGATCGAGGAATCTGAGGTCAGAGGGTGTTTTCGTGAATTGGTGCAAAAGGCTGGGGCTCAATGGTAATTTGGTGGTACAGAGAGCCACTCGGGCGATGGCGCTGTGTTTTGGGAGATTGGCTTTGCCGTTCAGAGTGAGCTTAGCGGCGTCGTTTTGGTTCGGGCTCAGGTTATGTGGGGACAAGTCGGTTACGACGTGGGAGAATCTGAGGAGATTAGAGGAGGTATCTGGGGTTCCCAATAAGCTGATCGTTACCGTTGAAATGAAGATAGAACAGGCGTTGCGAAGCAAGAGACTGCAGCTGCAGAAAGAAATGGAAGAAGGGTGGGCTGAGTGCTCTGTGTGA